The Suncus etruscus isolate mSunEtr1 chromosome 14, mSunEtr1.pri.cur, whole genome shotgun sequence genome contains a region encoding:
- the LOC126028233 gene encoding interferon-inducible GTPase 5 encodes MAEAKLPTTAGGEESTILMAKEELEALRSAFEAGDLPQAASRLRELLASTETTRLEVGVTGESGAGKSSLINTLRGLGAEDPGAALTGVVETTMHPSAYPHPRFPDVTLWDLPGAGTPGCSADRYLKQVDFVRYDFFLLVSPRRCGAVETRLASEILRQGKKFYFVRTKVDEDLAATRSQRPSGFSEALVLQEIREHCTERLRAAGVSEPRIFLVSNLCPSHYDFPLLLSTWERDLPAHRRHAGLLSLPDISLEVLQRKKDLLQEQVLKTALVSGVIQALPVPGLAAAYDDALLVRSLRGYHRSFGLDDDSLAKLAEQVGKQAGDLRSVIRSPLATEVNPETVLRLYARSSDGAMRVARAFERGIPVFGTLVAGGISFGTVYAMLQGCLNEMAEDAQRVRIKALEEDDEPPTSSEAGLEAGGDPSLEKHGPREAGSDDAPLSTRRKLGLLLKYILESWKKREFSEEK; translated from the coding sequence ATGGCTGAGGCCAAGCTGCCCACAACGGCTGGGGGGGAGGAGTCCACCATCCTTATGGCCAAGGAAGAGCTGGAGGCCCTGCGCAGCGCCTTCGAGGCGGGAGACCTCCCCCAGGCTGCCTCACGTCTTCGGGAGTTGCTGGCCTCCACAGAGACCACCCGCCTGGAGGTGGGGGTGACAGGCGAGTCAGGGGCCGGCAAGTCGTCACTCATCAACACCCTGCGTGGACTGGGGGCTGAGGACCCCGGTGCGGCGCTCACGGGCGTGGTGGAGACCACCATGCACCCTTCAGCCTACCCACACCCACGTTTCCCCGACGTGACCCTGTGGGACCTGCCCGGGGCTGGCACACCGGGCTGCTCGGCCGACAGGTACCTAAAGCAGGTGGATTTCGTACGCTACGACTTCTTCCTCCTGGTGTCCCCACGACGCTGCGGGGCCGTGGAGACACGCCTGGCGTCGGAGATCCTACGGCAGGGCAAGAAGTTCTACTTCGTACGTACCAAGGTGGACGAGGACCTGGCGGCCACTCGAAGCCAGCGGCCTTCGGGCTTCAGCGAGGCCCTGGTGCTGCAGGAGATCCGGGAGCACTGCACAGAGAGGCTGCGGGCGGCTGGTGTGTCTGAGCCACGCATCTTCCTCGTGTCCAACTTGTGTCCCTCGCACTATGACTTCCCGCTGCTCTTGTCCACTTGGGAGCGTGACCTGCCGGCCCACCGGCGCCATGCGGGTTTGCTGTCACTGCCTGACATCTCGCTCGAGGTCCTGCAAAGGAAGAAGGACCTGCTGCAGGAGCAGGTGCTCAAGACGGCACTGGTGTCGGGGGTAATCCAGGCCCTGCCTGTGCCTGGGCTGGCAGCGGCCTACGACGACGCGCTGCTCGTGCGCTCGCTGCGTGGCTACCACCGCAGCTTCGGCCTGGACGACGACTCGCTGGCCAAGCTGGCCGAGCAGGTGGGCAAGCAGGCGGGTGACCTGCGCTCGGTCATCCGCTCGCCGCTGGCCACCGAGGTCAACCCCGAGACGGTGCTGCGGCTGTATGCACGTTCATCCGACGGTGCCATGCGGGTGGCACGCGCCTTCGAGAGGGGCATCCCGGTGTTCGGCACGCTGGTGGCCGGCGGCATCAGTTTTGGCACCGTGTATGCCATGCTACAGGGCTGCCTCAATGAGATGGCCGAGGATGCCCAGCGGGTCCGCATCAAGGCCCTGGAGGAGGACGATGAGCCCCCCACGTCGTCCGAGGCCGGCCTGGAGGCAGGTGGCGACCCCAGCCTGGAGAAGCATGGCCCCAGGGAGGCAGGCAGCGACGATGCCCCCCTCTCCACCCGCAGGAAGCTGGGCCTGCTGCTCAAGTATATCCTGGAGAGCTGGAAGAAGCGGGAATTCTCCGAAGAGAAATAG
- the LOC126028561 gene encoding interferon-inducible GTPase 5-like produces the protein MASACPSPQPGHNLPQKEQGELGDTQGPGPRSSSPEHSNPGVKQSPDSTLDLSSFSTSKLLELSRSTRALTEAFEAGSLPAVAARLQATLQSLENAQLNIGITGVPGSGKSTLVNALRGLGDEEANSAATGVVEMKTGPTAYLHPKYPNVVIWDLPGIGPTILQVHRSLQQLLRQPYDLLLILSAGRFPNSLAQLACRLDQQGAHFCLIRSKVDVDVAAACSRRPSTFSEEAVLGQIRDDCAKQLEGEGLKGPRVFLLSTFNLKKYDFQQLQEAMVQGLASHKRRALLVAMPNVSKNILEKKAAALCQHIWLVALVACSINQSPVPGVKDVACDLAMLTRCLQGYRRCLGLDTGLQGEAKDTINQAQVVELLRRAVEEASAFTHELLRVPVLGNLTTQGISFGAIYQMLRRSLDMAVKEAQDMLVGPDC, from the exons ATGGCCTCTGCCTGCCCCTCACCACAGCCAGGCCACAACCTTCCTCAAAAGGAACAGGGAGAACTTGGAGATACGCAGGGGCCAGGCCCCAG GTCatcaagtcctgagcacagtaacCCGGGGGTCAAGCAGTCCCCAGACAGCACCCTGGATCTATCCAGCTTCAGCACATCCAAGCTGCTGGAGCTTTCGAGGAGTACCAGGGCCCTGACAGAGGCCTTCGAGGCGGGTTCCCTGCCTGCAGTGGCCGCCCGGCTCCAGGCCACCCTCCAGTCCCTGGAGAACGCCCAGCTGAACATCGGCATTACCGGGGTGCCAGGCTCAGGCAAGTCAACCTTGGTCAATGCCCTCCGAGGCCTGGGAGACGAAGAAGCCAACTCGGCCGCCACGGGTGTGGTGGAGATGAAGACGGGGCCCACGGCGTACCTACACCCCAAGTATCCCAATGTGGTCATCTGGGACCTGCCGGGCATCGGCCCGACCATCCTTCAGGTCCACAGGTCCCTCCAGCAGCTGCTGCGACAGCCCTATgacctcctcctcatcctctcgGCGGGCCGCTTCCCCAACAGCCTGGCCCAGCTGGCCTGCCGGCTCGACCAGCAGGGGGCACACTTCTGCCTCATCCGCTCCAAGGTGGACGTGGATGTGGCCGCTGCCTGCAGCCGCCGGCCCAGCACCTTCTCTGAGGAGGCTGTGCTCGGCCAGATCCGGGACGACTGTGCCAAGCAGCTGGAGGGTGAG GGCTTGAAGGGCCCACGAGTCTTCCTCTTGTCCACATTCAACTTGAAGAAGTATGACTTCCAGCAGCTGCAGGAGGCCATGGTGCAGGGGCTGGCGAGCCACAAGCGGCGTGCTCTCCTGGTGGCCATGCCTAACGTCTCCAAGAACATTCTTGAAAAGAAGGCCGCAGCGCTGTGCCAGCACATCTGGCTGGTGGCCCTGGTGGCCTGCAGCATCAACCAGAGCCCTGTGCCAGGAGTCAAAGACGTGGCGTGTGACCTTGCCATGCTCACCCGCTGCCTGCAAGGCTACCGCCGCTGCCTGGGCCTGGACACGGGCTTGCAGGGGGAGGCCAAGGACACCATCAACCAGGCGCAGGTGGTGGAGCTGCTGCGAAGGGCTGTGGAGGAGGCCTCTGCCTTCACGCACGAGCTCCTCCGGGTGCCCGTCCTGGGCAACCTCACCACCCAGGGCATCTCCTTTGGTGCCATCTACCAGATGCTGCGCAGGTCCCTAGATATGGCTGTCAAAGAGGCACAGGACATGCTGGTTGGGCCTGACTGCTGA
- the SMG9 gene encoding nonsense-mediated mRNA decay factor SMG9 codes for MSESGHSQPGLCGIERRRRWKEPGPGGPQNLSGPGGRERDYIAPWERERRDGSEETNTAVIQKTPIILSKPPAERSKQPAPAATPAAPPAPAPLEKPIVLMKPREEGKGPTASSTASTPEGTTPPPPATPAPPKGEKEGQRPTQPVYQIQNRGMGTAAPAAMDPVVGQAKLLPPERMKHSIKLVDDQMNWCDSAIEYLLDQTDVLVVGVLGLQGTGKSMVMSLLSANTPEEDQRAYVFRAQSAEMKERGGNQTSGIDFFITQERIVFLDTQPILSPSILDHLINNDRKLPPEYNLPHTYVEMQSLQIAAFLFTVCHVVIVVQDWFTDLSLYRFLQTAEMVKPSTPSPSHESSSSSGSEEGTEYYPHLVFLQNKARREDFCPRKLRQMHLMIDQLMAHSHLRYKGTLSMLQCDIFPGLPADFLDSEVNLFLVPFMDSEAESETPPRAGPGSSPLFSLLPGYRGHPSFQSLVSKLRSQVMSMARPQLSHTILTEKNWFHYAARIWDGVKKSSALAEYSRLLA; via the exons ATGTCTGAGTCTGGGCACAGTCAGCCAGGGCTCTGCGGCATAGAGCGGCGGCGCCGGTGGAAGGAGCCAGGCCCTGGGGGCCCCCAGAATCTCTCTGGACCTGGTGGTCGGGAACGGGACTACATCGCGCcgtgggagagagagaggcgg GATGGCAGTGAAGAGACCAACACGGCCGTCATACAGAAGACCCCCATCATCCTCTCTAAGCCTCCAGCCGAGCGG TCGAAGCAGCCAGCACCTGCGGCCACCCCCGCTGCCCCACCGGCTCCAGCCCCGCTGGAGAAACCTATCGTTCTTATGAAGCCccgggaggaagggaaggggccTACAGCCTCGTCCACTGCCTCAACCCCCGAGGGCACCACACCGCCACCCCCTGCAACGCCGGCTCCCCccaagggagagaaggaaggacagaggccCACGCAGCCTGTGTACCAGATCCAGAACCGGGGCATGGGCACCGCGGCCCCAGCAGCCATGGACC CTGTCGTGGGCCAGGCCAAACTGCTGCCTCCAGAGCGCATGAAACACAGCATCAAGCTGGTGGATGATCAGATGAACTGGTGCGACAGTGCCATCGAG TATCTGCTGGACCAGACTGATGTGTTGGTGGTTGGTGTCCTCGGCCTGCAAGGGACAGGCAAGTCAATGGTGATGTCACTGTTGTCAGCCAACACTCCTGAGGAGGACCAGAG GGCATATGTTTTCCGGGCACAGAGTGCCGAGATGAAGGAAAGAGGGGGCAACCAGACCAGTGGCATAGACTTTTTTATTACCCAGGAGCGGATCGTGTTTCTGGACACGCAG cccatccTGAGCCCGTCCATCTTGGACCATCTCATCAACAACGACCGCAAACTACCTCCTGAGTACAACCTCCCCCACACCTACGTGGAGATGCAG TCCCTCCAGATCGCCGCCTTCCTCTTCACTGTCTGCCATGTGGTGATTGTTGTCCAGGACTGGTTTACTGACCTGAGTCTGTACAG GTTCCTGCAGACAGCTGAGATGGTAAAGCCGTCCACGCCGTCCCCCAGCCATGAGTCGAGCAGTTCGTCAGGCTCCGAGGAGGGCACCGAGTACTACCCTCACCTGG TCTTCCTGCAGAACAAGGCGCGCCGAGAGGACTTCTGTCCCCGCAAGCTGCGGCAGATGCACCTCATGATCGACCAGCTCATGGCCCACTCGCACCTGCGCTACAAGG GGACCCTGTCCATGCTGCAGTGCGACATCTTTCCTGGGCTGCCAGCCGACTTCCTGGACTCAGAAGTCAACCTGTTCCTAGTGCCCTTCATGGACAGCGAGGCAGAGAGCGAGACCCCACCGAGGGCAG GTCCTGGCTCCAGCCCGCTCTTCTCCCTGCTCCCTGGGTACAGGGGCCACCCCAGCTTCCAGTCGTTGGTGAGCAAACTCCGGAGCCAGGTGATGTCCATGGCCCGACCGCAGCTCTCACACACCATCCTCACCGAGAAGAACTG GTTCCACTACGCCGCCCGGATCTGGGACGGGGTGAAAAAGTCCTCAGCCCTGGCCGAGTACAGTCGCCTGCTAGCCTGA